GGCCGGGGGTGCGATTCGCATCGCAGGGGCTTCGCCTACTCTCCGCGACCTCATCATCAGGCAGTGCAACTCGCCTACATGGGGTGGCGGCATCCACCTTTACCAGTCCGCTTCAATACTGACGGGGATCGTCCTCGAGGACAACCATGCCACCAATCACGGTGGTGGGCTGTCCTGCGAGGAGTCTTTGCTGACCATGAGCGACATCGTCCTTCTCGACAATGATGCGACGAACGGCGGCTCCAACTATGGCGGCGGCATCTATCTCCTCAAGTCCACGGTGAATGCCGTGCGCTTGACGGCGGCGGGAAACAGCGCCGACTACGGCGCGGGCATCTTCGTGGACTCCTATGGCCACCTGAATCTGGCCGAGAGCCTAGTGGCCTTCAATACCCTGGGGGACGGAATCTACCGCCGCGCCAACACGAGTGCCGCACTGACTTGCTGCGACGTCTTCGGCAATGAGGATGGCAACTTCGCCGGCTCGATGGTCGATCCAACTGGCACCGCCGGCAACCTCTCGCTCGATCCCTGGTTCTGCAATCTGGCCGGGCGCGATGTCGAGCTGGATGCGCAGTCGCCCTGCCTGCCCGCGAACAATGCCTGCGGTTTGCAGATCGGCGCCCGCGGCCAGGGTTGCGCGCTGCTCCACGTGCAGATCGCCGGCACGATCCGCGACGAAGCCTCGCTGCCGATTCCCTACGTGGCGATCGGCGGCCTGCCCTTCACGACCCCCGAGACGGACATCACCGGCAGCTACGCGATTGACCTGCTCGCTGGCTGGAGCGGGACGCTGACTCCCGCGCATCCCGCCTACAACTTCCAGCCGGCCTCGCGGAGCTATGCGAACGTGGTCACCAATCAGCTTGGGCAGGACTACACAGGCACGCACGCCACCAAGCATCAAGTGCCCGAGGACTACTCGACGATCGCCGCTGCCCTGGCGGCCTGCTTGCCCGGCGACACGGTGCTCATCGCACCCGGCACCTACACGGGCAGCGGCAACTACGGATTGACACTGCCGGCATTCGACATCGTGATGCTTGGCACCGGAGGCTCTGAGCAGACCATTCTGGACTGCGATCTTCGAGGCCGCGGCCTCGTTGTGGGGGGTGGTCAGACCCCGGCGACCCTGATCGCCGGGCTGACGATTCGCCGTGGCTACACCACGGGTGTGGCGACAGCCGCCGGCGCCGGACTCCGCATCATCGACGCATCGCCCACGCTGCGCGACCTCCGCGTGGAGGACTGCACCGCGTGGACCTGGGGCGGCGGCATCCATCTCCACGCTTCCGAGGCCCAGCTCGCGGAGATCATCATCGCGGGCTGTTACGCTCATACCTGCGGCGGCGGGATCTCGATGAGCGAGTCGAGCCCTGTGCTGCGCCAGGTGCTCGTGCACGACAACACGTCGGGGGACTGGGGTGGTGGGTTCTACTGCCTCGATTCCTCACCCGTCATCGAGTCTTGCACGGTCGTTGCCAATGACGGACCCGCGGGCGGCGCGGGTCTGGCTCTTGCGGGAGGCAATCCCCAGATCGTAGCGAGTGTGATCGCCTTCAACGGCGTGACGCCCAGCGAGGGGGGCATCCATGGACTCAGTCCACTGCCGGCGCTCACGATCACTTGCAGCGACCTCTGGGGCAATGCCGGCGACGCCTACACGGGCACGCTGGCGGACTTCATGGGCGGGGAAGAGAACCTCGCCGTCGATCCCCTCTTCTGCAACCTCTCCGCGGGCGATTGGCATTTGCACGCGGAGTCTCCCTGCCTGCCGGGCGGAAACGGCTGCGGCCTCCAGATGGGAGCGCTGGGGCAGGGTTGCGCGGCGCCGCTCTACGAGATTGCCGGCGACGTATGCACTGAGAATGCTCTTCCGATTCCGGGGACGGCGGTCGAGGGACTGCCGGTGCCACTCTGGGTGAATGAGGATGGCCGCTACAGCGTCCACCTGCCAGCAGGCTGGAGTGGCACGCTCGATCCTGAGCACACGAGCTGGCTCTTTTCGCCCACCCAGCGGACCTATACGGCCCTGGCCGCCGATCATTTGAATGACGACTACCTCGCCGATCATCCCACGCAAATCGTGATCCCGACGGACTTCGCCACGATCCAGGCCGGCCTGGACTACGCCCAGACGGGGGACACGATCACCGTGCTGCCGGGCGTGCACGAGGTCTCCGAGACGGTCAGCGCTTCTCTCGACTTCCACGGCAAGGCCGTACTCCTGCGCTCGTCGGGCGGCCCGGAGGTGACGACGATTACCAGTTGGGAGTACTGCATCCGCTTCGTGAACGGAGAGGGTCCGGGTTCCATTGTCGATGGTTTTACGGTGACCGGATCCTGGAGCCCGCACTTCGGCGGCATCCAGTGCACGAACGGCAGTTCGCCTACGCTACGGAACTTGGTATTCACCGAGAACTCCACCGGGCTGAGGCTCGATGCGGGTACCAGTCCCACGGTCACAAACTGCCTCTTCACCGGCAACTCCAACTACGGCGGTGCCGGCCTGTACTGCGAAGACTCGGCGCCGACCTTCGTGGGTTGCGAATTCGCGCAGAACAGTGCCTTCATGGGTGCAGCCGTTTTCAACTACTACGGCAGCCCGCGCTTCCTCGGCTGCACCTTCCGCCAGAACGCGGTGACCGCAGGCTGGGTGGATGAAGGCGGATACTGGAGCGATGGTCAAGGTGGGGCAGTCCTCGCCTGGGGCGGTTCGCCACGCTTCGAGGATTGTCTCTTCTACGGCAATGGTGCAAGTAGCAGCTACGGCCGGCCCGGATACGGCGGCGCTGGCTACTTCAGCCATGGCGCGAGCCCGGAGTTCAGCCGCTGCACCTTCGTTGCCAACGGCGCCGACACGCAGGGCGGTACCATTTTCGTCGAGGACGCCGCTCCGCGCTTCGAGGATTGCATCGTCGCCTTCGCGACCGAGCACGGCGGCATCTTCGACGCGAGCGAAACGAGCGCCGTGCAGCTCGTTTGCTCGGACGTCTACGGCAACACGGGCGGCGACTACCTGGGCAGCCTCGCAGACCAAACCGGGCTGAGCGGCAACATCGCCGCCGATCCGCGATTCTGCGACCTCGCCAGCGCGGACCTCACGCTGGAATCGACTTCACCCTGCCTCCCGGACTACAACAGCTGCGGCGTACAAATGGGTGCCTTTGGTGAAGGCTGCGCGGGGGGGACGGCGGCCGAAGGCGAACTCCCCCAGCGCATTACCCTGGCGCAGAACCATCCCAATCCCTTCAACCCGAGCACGAGCATTCGCTTCGGGCTGCCGGCCGCGGGGAGCGTTACGCTGGAGATCTTCGACGTCGCGGGCCGGCGGGTGACCGCGCTGATGGAGCGGGTAGCGCTACCCGCGGGTTGGCACGAAGCGGTCTGGAACGGCCGCGATGCCGCGGGCGAGGAAGCCGCGAGCGGGATCTATCTCCTCCGCCTGGACACGGGCGAAATCGAACTCCACCGCAAGCTCACCCTGCTGCGATAGTCAACGCAGTAGTACCAGGCGGCGCGTGAGGCGCTCGCCCGCGATATCGACCCGTGCGAAGTAGACGCCGCTGGCCAGCTCGGCCGGCGGCGTCCACGTTGCGGCCTCGGCGTTCGCGGCCAGGGGCAGCGTGTCGACGCGCCGGCCCGCGAGGTCGAAGAGCTCCACCGTCGTCGCCGCCGGCGCCGCGGCGGCGAGCCGCAGGGTCGTCTCCCCGCGGAATGGGTTGGGCCAGGCCGCGAGGTCCATCCCGGCTGGCAGCGGATCCACGCCGCTGCCCGGGAAGAGCTCACTCATGGCGACACCCGTCGCATACTCGGTGGTGAAGCCCAGCAGGAGCCCGATGCTGGGCGCGACGTCGATCGTCTCGCGCGGCGTGGTCGAGACCAGCCCGGCCGGCGTGTCGGGGCCGACGGCGAGGAGCTGCACGCGGCGGCAGCCCGCGCAGCCGTCGCCGTGGCCGGTCCAGTTCGTCGTGTGCCGGCCGTGGTCGTTGGTGACGAACAGCGTCGTCTTGCCGGCGTAGGCCGGAAGCTCCTGCAAGCGCGCCCAGAGCGCGCCGACGATGGCGTCCGCCGCCTCGATCGCGGCCAGGTAGTTGGTCCAGTTTCCCGCGTGGCCGTAGTGGTCGACGTCGGCCAGGTAGATGAGGAGCAGCTCGGGGCTCTCGCCCGCCAGCACCGACTGCGCTTCGGCCCAGACGCTCGCGTCCGTGTAGCCGGCCATGTCGTAGAGCGGCCACCAGTCGGGCCCGTAGTCGGGGTGCATGCTGCCGCGCCAGGGACAGCCCACGTTCTTGAGCACGTAGATGCAGTCCTCGGGCGCCTTCTGCTTCTGCTTGCGGAAGTACTCGAAAACCGTGGGCAGGGCCGTGTAGTTGTTGTTCGCGCCGCCGCAGTCGGGATCGACGAACTCGAAGATCTCCGTGTAGCCGCCGCACCAGATGGCCGGCACGGCGCGATTGGTGTAGGTGATGCCGAGGTTGAGGCAGGTCTCGACGAGCGCGCCCTGCGCCGCGAGCGCCGCCATCTGCGGGACGTGGGCCTGCGTCGGGTCGCCGAGGCCTTCGCTGTAGCGCAGGCCGTCGATGATGACCAGCACGGCGCGCTCGGTCTGGTAGCCCCAGGCGGGCGCGGCGAGCAGGAGGAGCAGCAGCAGGGCAGGGGCACGGCGCATCCCATCACCTCCGGGCAGGCCACGAGTGTAGACCATCCCCGGCCGGCGGGCAAACGCGCAGGCGGAATCGCTGGTGGAGGCGGGCTAGCCGGCGGAGCGCGGCGCCTCGCTCGACGCGGACAGCTCGGCCTTGAGCTGGACCACCCAGGCCTGCACGCGCTCGCTGGTGAGCACGGCCTGGCGGTCCTCGTCGATGACGAGCCCGAGGAAGCGACCCTTCTTGACGCCCGTCGACGCCTTGAAGGCGTAGCCCTCGGTGGGCCAGGCGCCGATCAGGTGTGCGCCGCGCTTCTTCAGCTTCTTGGCGAGGGGCGCGAGGGCGTCGGCGAAGCTCTTCTCGTACTTCTTCTGGTCGCCGAGGGCGAAGACCGCGGCCAGCTTGCCCGTGAGCTCGATGCCCTCGGTCTTCAGCGCCTCGAGGAAGGGATACCAGTCCTCCTGGAGCTTGCCCTTCTCGTAGGTCGGCGACCCGAAGATGATGAGCGCGTAGGGCGCGAGATCGGCCACCGTGGACTTGCGCACGTCGTGCAGGACCGCCTCCTTGCCGAAGGCGCGCTGGATCTTGCGCGCGACCTGCTTGGTCGCGCCCTGGGAACTGCCGTAGAAGATGCCGACTTCAGTCATGGCCCCCGCTCTCTGCTTGTGACATAATGGGGCCGCTGGTGTAACCCGTCAAGACAGCGCCAGTTATGAAGATCACGGGATCCGGATAGCGCCCGCCCAACCCGCCGCCAGGAGCCGCGCGTGCCCGTCGCCACCCGCCTCGGCCGCTTCCTCGAGCCCGAGACGCTCAGCCGCCTCGACAGCATGGAGCTGATCGCCCGGCTCGTCGTCGAGGGCTTCATCGCCGGCCTGCACCGCAGCCCCTTCCACGGCTTCTCGGTTGAGTTCTCCGAGTACCGGGCGTACAACCCAGGCGACAGCGTGGGCAGGATCGACTGGAAGGTCTACGCCAAGACCGACCGCCACTACGTCAAGCTCTTCGAGGAGGAGACCAACCTCCGCGGCACCCTGCTGCTGGACGGCAGCCGCTCGATGGACTTTGCGGGCGACGCGGGCCGCGTGACCAAGTTCCGCTACGCGAGCATGCTGGCCGCGGGACTTGCCTACCTGCTGATCCGACAGCAGGACGCCGTCGGCCTGATCACCTTCGACGAGCGGATCCGTCAGGTGTTGCCCGCGCGCAGCGTACGCCGCCACCTCTACGACTTGCTGACCACGATCGATCAGCAGAGGCCAGGCGGCCTCACCGACGTCGGCGCGACCCTGCACCGCGCGGCCGAGCTGGTCAAGCGGCGCGGGCTCGTCATCCTGATCAGCGACCTGCTCGACGAGCCCGAGCGCGTGCTGGCGGGCCTCAAGCACTTCCGCCACCGCGGCCACGAGGTGCTCGTCTTCCACGTGCTCGATCCCCTGGAGCGCGACCTCGACCTGCGCCGCGAAGTGCGTCTGGAGGACCTCGAGACCGGCGAGACCCTGCGCACGCAGCCCTGGTTCATCCGCCGCGAGGCGGGCGAGCGGGTCGCGGCCTGGGTCCAGCAGCTCGAGAGCGAGTGCCGGGAGCACCGCATCGACTACGTTTCGCTCACCACCGACACACCCTTCGACGTTGCGCTGCGCCGCGTGCTCGACCGCCGCGCCCGCCAGCGCTGAACGCGCCGCGCAGGCGACGCGCCGGTGGGTGACAAGCGCCGCCGTTCCTGCTAGGCTCCCCGTGGACCCGGCACGGCAGGAGGCGCGCCATGGTGCGGGATGAGGGTGGCTACGACGGCTTCGTCGCCGAGTTCTACGATCACGTTCCCCCCTATGCCGACCGCCGGGATCTCGAGTTCTACCGCGCGCTGGCCGCCGCGGCGGGCGGCCCGGTGCTCGAGCTGGGCTGCGGCACGGGGCGCGTGATGCTACCGATGCTGCGCGCGGGCGCCGAGGTCTGCGGGATCGACAGCTCGCGCGGCATGCTCGCTGTCTGCGTCGAGAAGATCGCCCGCGAACCGGAGACCGTTCGCCGGCGCGCGCACCTCCTGCTGGCCGACATGCGCAACTTTGCGCTCGGCCGCCGCTTCGCGCTCGCCGTCGCGCCCTTCCGCAGCTTCCAGCACCTGCTCACCGTCGAGGACGAGCTGGCTTGCCTGGCTTGCGTGCGCGCGCACCTGAACACCGGCGGCCGCCTGGTGCTCGATCTCTTCAACCCCTCGCTGCGGTTCCTCATCGACCCCAACCGCGAGGAGGTCCTTGACGAGGAAGCGCCCTTCCGGATGCCGGACGGCCGGCAGGTCCGACGGGGCTACCGCATCGTGAACCGCGATTTCGCCGAGCAGTGCTCGGAGGTGGAGCTGATCTACCGGGTCGGCTACCCCGGTGGTGGCGAGGATAAGCTCGTGCACAGCTTCCCGATGCGCTGGCTCTACCGCTTCGAGGCCGAGCACTTGCTCGCGCGCGCCGGCTTCGCCGTCGAGGCGGTCTACGAGGATCACGCCGGCACCCCCTTCAGCGGCAAAGACGGCGGCGAACTGCTGCTCGTCGCCCGCCGCGACTGAACGCCGCGCCCGCGGGCGCAGGAGGCTGCATGAGCGCTGCGAAGGAGTCCACCGTCGTCCTCATCGCCCGCGCGGGCATGGGCGATGCCGAGCCCGAGCTGCAGGAGAAGCTGATCAAGACCTGGCTCAAGGTCGTGGAGGCGAACGGGCACCTGCCCGAGGTGGTCTGCTTCTACGCGGACGGCGTCAAGCTGGCCCTGGACGGCTCGCCGGTGCTCGAGGAGCTGAAACGCTGGGAGGCGGTGGGCGTCCACCTCGTGCTCTGCAAGACCTGCTTGGACCACTTCGAGGTGCTCGACCAGGTGGCCGTCGGGGTCGTGGGCGGGATGGGCGACATCGTTGCGGCCCAGCTCGGCGCGGCGAAGGTGATTCCGCTCTAGCCCGCCGGGATCTTCGTCGACCCGCGAACGCTCCGGCCGGCAGCCGTGTCTCACCTGCCGAGTACATGGACAGCGACGGGAGCCGCCGTGCCGGACAGCGAACTCATCGCCGCGGCCCTGCGGGGCGAACGGACGGCCGAGCGGGCGCTCTACGACGCCCACGTCGACCGCGTCTACCGCCTGGCCTATCGGATGAGCGGCGACGCGACCCTCGCCGAGGACTTCACCCAGGAGACCTTCGTGCGGGCCTTCGCCTACCTGCCCGGTTTCCGCGGGCAGGCCGCCCTCTCGACCTGGCTGCACTCGATCGCCAGCTCCGTCGTGCTCAACGGCCTGCGCAAGCTGAAGGCCCGCAGGCACTGGGCCATGGAGCCCGCCGAGGAGTGGGAGAGCGTCGTCGACCGCAGCGCCCCTGACCGCGAGCTGCGCCTGAGCCTGCTTGCGGCGGTCGATCGCCTCCCGGACGAGCTGCGGATGGTCTTCCTGATGCACGAAGCGGACGGCTACACGCACACGGAGATCGGCGAGATCCTCGGCATCCCCGAGGGCACCTCGAAGGCCCGCCTGCACCGAGCGCGCGCCGAGCTGCGCGCGCGCCTGGGCGAGCTGGACCCCGATCGCCGCCGCGCGCGCGGGCAGGAGGCGCGATGAACACGCCGGGCGACCGCCACCACGACGACGAGAGCCGTCTCGACGCCCTCATCGCCGAGACCCTCCGCGACTACCACCGCCCGCCGGAGGCGCCGCGCGATCGCCTCTGGGCGCGCATCGAGGCCGAGCGCGGGGCGCGCGAAGCGCGGCCGCGGCCGCAGTGGCGCTCGCCCTGGCTCTGGCTGCCGGCTGCCGCCGCGGCGCTGCTCCTCGTCGGCATCATGATCGGGCGCGACACGCTGCGCGAGGACGCCGAGCGCGCCCTCGTCGGCCAGGCCGAGGAGCACGGGCGCGAGAAGGCGGCCCTCATCTACCGCCTGGCGTCGACGCCGGTGCTCGCGCGCAGCGAGGCGCTGCTCACCCAGTTCCGCAGCGCGGCCTGGCCGCCGGGCGCGGATAGCGAACAGGCCGGCTGGGCGAAGGAGCTGCTGCTCGAGGCGCGACTCCTGCTCGACTCGCCCGCGGCCGCCGATCCCGAACTGAAGCGCCTGCTCGAGGACCTCGAGCTGATTCTGGTCCAGATCGCCGAGGCATCGGCCAGCGGCGATCCCACCGAGCGGGCGCTGATCACCGAGGGTCTCGAAGCGCGGCGGCTCCTGCCCCGCCTGCGCGAACGGATTCCCGCTGGCGACATCCCCCAGGGTGTCTAGGAGGTAGACGATGCACAGGAACCATCCTCGCGGGACGCCCGGTCTCGGCCGGACACTGCTCGCGGCGCTGCTCTTCGGCGCGCTGCTCGCGCCGGCCCTGCGGGCGGACGAGATCGAGGAGGCCTTCCTCGCTGCGCGGCGCGAGCTGAATGCGGCCCAGTACGAGCGCGCGGTGGCGGCCTTCCAGGCGCTGCGCGCGCGCTTCCCCGAATCGCGCTTCACGGCGGACGCGCTCTACTGGGAGGCCTTCAGCCGCAGCCGCCGCGCCGCCAGCGACGACCTGGCGCAGGCACTGGACTTGCTCGCCGAACTCCAGGCCGACTTCCCCAAGGCCGAGCACCTGGCCGACGCGCGCGAGCTCGCCCTGCGCCTGGAGACCCAGCTCGCCAAGAGCGGCGACGCGGCAGCGGCCTACCGCGTCACGCGCGAGGCCGAAGAGCTGGCCGCGCAGCTCGCCCAGACGGACGAGCGCAAGCGCCGCGGCGCGAAGAGCGATCCCGCCGAGGCCGAGCTCGAGCTGCGCATGACCGCGCTCAACGCCCTCATGCAGATGGACAGCCAGCGCGCCTTGCCCATCCTCAAGAGGTTGCTCGCCGAGCGCACGCCGGCGACTGGCGCGCTGCGCGCGCGGGCGCTGTTCATCCTCGCGCAGCACGATGACCCCGCGGTGCCCGCGTTGCTCGTGCAGACCGTGCGCGAGGACCCCGATCCCGAGGTGCGGCAGATGGCCATCTTCTGGCTCGGCCAGGAGGACAGCCCTGCGGCGATGGGCGCGCTGAAGGAGGTGCTCGCAGATCCCAAGACGGACGCCGAGTCGCGCGAGCAGGCCCTCTTCGCCGTCTCGCAACAGGAGAGCGACGAGGCGCTGGCCGTGCTGCGCCAGGTCGCGCGCGATCCCAAGGTCGATGCCGAGAGCCGCGGGCGGGCGATCTTCTGGATCGGCCAGCGCGGCGGCAAGCAGAGCGCGGCGACCCTGCGCGAGCTCTACGGCCAGCTCGAGGACGCCGAGGTGAAGGAGCAAGTGCTCTTCGCTGCCTCGCAGTCGGGCGCGGAGATGCAGGGCTGGCTGCTCGAGGTGGCGCGCAATCCCAAGGAGTCGCTCGCGCTGCGCTGCCGCGCCGTCTTCTGGGCCGGGCAGCTCGGCAGCGTGCCGGTGGCGGACATCTTCGGGCTCTACCAGTCGAGCGCCGATCGCAAGCTGAAGGAGCAGGTGATCTTCACGCTCTCGCAGCAGAGGGGCGACGAGGCGGCCGAGAAGCTGATGGCGATCGTCCGCCAAGAGCAGGACCCCGAGTTGCGCACGATGGCGGTCTTCTGGATCGGCCAGTCGCAGCACCCGCGCGCGGCCGAGTTCCTCGAGGAGATCATCAACAAGTAGGAGGCTGCGCTGCTCACCGCCCCGACCCTGCTGCTCGTCGCGACGCCCCGCACATCTTCTTCGCGGACATCCTACCGCCCTCGATTGCCGCAGTCGATCAGATGCTGTATGCTGGAGACGCTCGACCGGTAATGCCGGACGCGCCCGCGGGTCGACGTCCAGCAAGCAATCGGTGCTGGCGACCGGCAAATGGAGGAGGTGGACGATGACTCGGCGCCGATCGTCTCCAGCGTTAGCGCTCTTCCTCGGTCTCCCCCCCACGCCGGCGGCTGCGCAGCCGGCGGACGAGATCATCGGCTGGGGGAGCCAGAGCCTCCGCGATCCGACCCGGCTCGAGGGCGTGGTCGCCGTCGACGCCGGCGGCCAGCACAACATCTGTCTGGGCGCGGACGGCAGGCTCATTGCCTGGGGACGGGGCGACAGCGGCCAGTGCAATCCCCCGGTACCGGCGGGCAGGTTCCTGGCGGTGTCGGCCGGGAGCGAGTTCTGCATTGCCTTGCGCGCGGACGGCATGATGATCGGCTGGGGTGACAACGAATACGGTCAGAGCAGCCCGCCGCCCCATACGGAGGTCATCCGGATCTCCGCGGGCGGCGGCCATGCACTGCTCCTCAAGAGCAGCGGACGGATTCGGGGCTACGGCCGGAACGACTATGGCCAGAGCGTGCCGCCCATTGGTTGGGACTTCGCAGAGATTGCGGCGGGCAGTATCCACAGCCTGGGTCTGCGGCGGGAGGGAGCCCTTGCGGCCTGGGGCTGCAACACCGACGGCCAGTGCAACATCCCGGAGCCGAATGCCGACTTCACGGCCATCGCCGCCGGTGGCGCGCACAGTCTCGGGCTCAAGACCGACGGGTCGATCGTCGCTTGGGGGAGCAACGGAGATGGCCAGTGCGATGTGCCCACGCCGAACGCCGGGTTTATCGCCATCGCCGCGGGCGGTGCGCACAGCCTGGGCCTGAAGGCCGACGGCTCGATCGTCGCCTGGGGGCGGAACAGCGAAGGGCAGTGTCAAGTCGTCGAGCTCAACACGGGATTCGTGAGCATCACCGCCGGAGGAGCGCATAGCCTTGCCCTCCGTAGCGACGGTTCCTGTGCCGCCTGGGGCAGCAACGCCTACGGCCAGGTCGGCGCACCCACGAATCCAGCGGGCTGGCTCGAGGTCAGCGGGGGCTTCGGATTCAGCCTGGCGCTGGGCGCGGACGGAGTCATCGCGGCTTGGGGCAGGAACGATCTCGGGCAGTGCACCCTGCCCGAGCCAAACGCCGGATTCACCGCAACCGATGCGGGCTACT
The bacterium genome window above contains:
- a CDS encoding T9SS type A sorting domain-containing protein, which encodes MVYTRGLPGGDGMRRAPALLLLLLLAAPAWGYQTERAVLVIIDGLRYSEGLGDPTQAHVPQMAALAAQGALVETCLNLGITYTNRAVPAIWCGGYTEIFEFVDPDCGGANNNYTALPTVFEYFRKQKQKAPEDCIYVLKNVGCPWRGSMHPDYGPDWWPLYDMAGYTDASVWAEAQSVLAGESPELLLIYLADVDHYGHAGNWTNYLAAIEAADAIVGALWARLQELPAYAGKTTLFVTNDHGRHTTNWTGHGDGCAGCRRVQLLAVGPDTPAGLVSTTPRETIDVAPSIGLLLGFTTEYATGVAMSELFPGSGVDPLPAGMDLAAWPNPFRGETTLRLAAAAPAATTVELFDLAGRRVDTLPLAANAEAATWTPPAELASGVYFARVDIAGERLTRRLVLLR
- a CDS encoding flavodoxin codes for the protein MTEVGIFYGSSQGATKQVARKIQRAFGKEAVLHDVRKSTVADLAPYALIIFGSPTYEKGKLQEDWYPFLEALKTEGIELTGKLAAVFALGDQKKYEKSFADALAPLAKKLKKRGAHLIGAWPTEGYAFKASTGVKKGRFLGLVIDEDRQAVLTSERVQAWVVQLKAELSASSEAPRSAG
- a CDS encoding DUF58 domain-containing protein is translated as MELIARLVVEGFIAGLHRSPFHGFSVEFSEYRAYNPGDSVGRIDWKVYAKTDRHYVKLFEEETNLRGTLLLDGSRSMDFAGDAGRVTKFRYASMLAAGLAYLLIRQQDAVGLITFDERIRQVLPARSVRRHLYDLLTTIDQQRPGGLTDVGATLHRAAELVKRRGLVILISDLLDEPERVLAGLKHFRHRGHEVLVFHVLDPLERDLDLRREVRLEDLETGETLRTQPWFIRREAGERVAAWVQQLESECREHRIDYVSLTTDTPFDVALRRVLDRRARQR
- a CDS encoding class I SAM-dependent methyltransferase, encoding MVRDEGGYDGFVAEFYDHVPPYADRRDLEFYRALAAAAGGPVLELGCGTGRVMLPMLRAGAEVCGIDSSRGMLAVCVEKIAREPETVRRRAHLLLADMRNFALGRRFALAVAPFRSFQHLLTVEDELACLACVRAHLNTGGRLVLDLFNPSLRFLIDPNREEVLDEEAPFRMPDGRQVRRGYRIVNRDFAEQCSEVELIYRVGYPGGGEDKLVHSFPMRWLYRFEAEHLLARAGFAVEAVYEDHAGTPFSGKDGGELLLVARRD
- a CDS encoding RNA polymerase sigma factor; protein product: MFVDPRTLRPAAVSHLPSTWTATGAAVPDSELIAAALRGERTAERALYDAHVDRVYRLAYRMSGDATLAEDFTQETFVRAFAYLPGFRGQAALSTWLHSIASSVVLNGLRKLKARRHWAMEPAEEWESVVDRSAPDRELRLSLLAAVDRLPDELRMVFLMHEADGYTHTEIGEILGIPEGTSKARLHRARAELRARLGELDPDRRRARGQEAR